A region of Solibacillus isronensis DNA encodes the following proteins:
- a CDS encoding glycosyltransferase family 4 protein: MIYVSLIVAFIAAIILTPLVKRLAFRLGAVDAPNYRKVHARIMPRLGGLAIFGAFMIGILLLKFVTNFESDYLYAILIAATIIVATGIVDDMREISAKAKLLGQVIAACIVVFVGGIQIDNINLPFGGELEFGWLGIPFTIIWIVGITNAINLIDGLDGLAAGVSTIALMTLAVMAMIMGNGIVIAMAAILAAATIGFLFFNFHPAKIFMGDTGALFLGFMISVLALLGFKNVTVISFVIPVIMLGVPISDTFFAIVRRLRSGKKWSDPDKSHLHHRLLDLGFSHRQTVTIIYAMAAMFGLAAVIFSMAKVWGAILLIAVILVAIELFVEIIGLAGKNYKPLLNLVRIFNK, encoded by the coding sequence ATGATTTACGTGTCTTTAATCGTAGCTTTTATTGCTGCAATTATACTAACTCCGCTTGTGAAGCGATTGGCTTTTCGCCTTGGAGCTGTAGATGCCCCGAACTATCGTAAAGTGCATGCTCGCATTATGCCACGATTAGGCGGTTTAGCAATTTTTGGTGCGTTTATGATCGGGATATTACTTTTAAAATTTGTCACGAACTTCGAAAGTGACTACTTATACGCGATTTTAATTGCCGCGACAATTATCGTAGCAACAGGTATCGTTGATGATATGCGTGAAATTTCCGCTAAAGCTAAATTGCTTGGCCAAGTGATCGCTGCCTGTATTGTTGTATTTGTCGGCGGTATTCAAATTGATAATATTAACTTACCGTTTGGTGGGGAATTGGAATTCGGCTGGTTAGGAATTCCGTTCACAATTATTTGGATTGTAGGTATTACAAATGCAATTAACTTAATTGATGGTCTTGATGGACTAGCTGCAGGTGTATCAACAATTGCTTTAATGACATTAGCCGTAATGGCAATGATTATGGGGAATGGTATTGTTATCGCAATGGCTGCAATTTTGGCTGCTGCAACAATCGGTTTCCTGTTTTTCAACTTCCACCCTGCGAAAATTTTCATGGGGGACACAGGTGCACTGTTTTTAGGATTTATGATTTCGGTGCTCGCACTATTAGGATTTAAAAACGTAACGGTTATTTCGTTCGTTATCCCGGTTATTATGTTAGGAGTTCCAATTTCCGATACATTCTTCGCAATTGTGCGTCGTTTGCGTAGCGGTAAAAAGTGGTCAGATCCAGATAAATCGCATTTACACCACCGTTTATTGGATTTAGGGTTCTCACATCGTCAAACCGTGACGATTATTTATGCGATGGCTGCAATGTTCGGTCTCGCTGCTGTCATCTTCTCGATGGCAAAAGTATGGGGCGCAATTTTACTAATTGCCGTTATATTAGTCGCGATTGAGCTGTTTGTAGAAATTATCGGTCTTGCCGGTAAAAACTATAAACCGCTGCTCAACCTCGTAAGAATATTTAATAAGTGA
- a CDS encoding C40 family peptidase, with amino-acid sequence MDYLKLLRNTVLTLAAAFVIFFAPVNEKEASAESAYSIDELKEVSSKYLGVRYSYGGTSAKGFDCSGYVRHVFKELGITSLNRTSSEMYTQGTKVKKSDLEPGDLVFFNTSGKRISHVGIYIGSGKFIHASTSKGVIKTSINDKYYWGKKYVGAKRIANFSTAEALVADADDSDVDNTPEAE; translated from the coding sequence ATGGATTACTTGAAATTATTACGCAATACCGTATTAACTTTGGCAGCTGCCTTCGTAATTTTCTTCGCACCGGTGAATGAAAAGGAAGCTTCTGCAGAATCAGCTTACTCAATTGATGAGTTAAAAGAAGTCTCTTCAAAGTATTTAGGAGTTCGCTATTCATACGGCGGTACATCAGCAAAAGGCTTTGACTGCTCAGGCTATGTACGTCATGTATTTAAAGAACTAGGCATCACATCACTGAATCGCACATCTTCAGAAATGTATACGCAAGGTACGAAAGTTAAGAAAAGCGACCTTGAGCCAGGCGATTTAGTATTTTTCAACACATCAGGCAAACGCATCTCTCATGTAGGGATTTACATTGGTTCAGGAAAATTCATCCACGCTTCTACAAGCAAGGGTGTTATTAAAACAAGCATTAACGATAAATATTACTGGGGTAAAAAGTACGTAGGTGCTAAACGCATCGCTAACTTCTCAACGGCAGAAGCCCTAGTTGCAGACGCAGACGATTCAGATGTAGACAACACACCAGAAGCAGAATAA
- the secA2 gene encoding accessory Sec system translocase SecA2, giving the protein MFSIFKRNKEQTSARELKRYYKTVEQINSLEATYSPMSDEELRNMTFTFKERLEHGTQLVDIIPDAFAVVREASKRVLNMRHFDVQLIGGLVLTEGNIAEMPTGEGKTLVASLPSYVRALEGKGVHVITVNDYLAKRDFELIGQIHRFLGLTVGLNVPMMEPADKKEAYNADITYGVGTEFGFDYLRDNMAHTIGDKVQRPYHFAIIDEVDSVLIDEAKTPLIIAGKMGANEELHRIAAMLAKRFKAEEDYDFDDETKATSLTDQGIEKVEAAFGVDNLYDLEHQTLYHYVIQAVRAHVMFERDVDYIVRDDKIELVDMFTGRIMEGRSLSDGLHQAIEAKEGVTITEENKAQAQVTIQNYFRMYPTLSGMTGTAKTQEKEILEVYGMRVIQIPTNRPRRRLDQPDIVFENIEQKYEYVAQEAVRRHEKGQPVLIGTTSILQSEKVASYLKKHGLQFQLLNAKTVEQEVELISEAGQKNRITVATNMAGRGTDIVLGEGVEDLGGLFVIGTEKHESRRVDNQLRGRSGRQGDVGETRFILSIEDDMFKRFAKDDVEKFRKKMTTDEIGLIQNKEVTELIERTQRIVEGAHFSMREYNLKLDDVINDQRRVVYDLRDKVLRNENILEHLVTMMKETVDFAVRENAPEDKDVLEWDFDKMERTVNSLFLTPVTVNREETKVKKMLDAMDPSVKELTEVIEGFAENEKIMAVIPQVMLSFIDQMWVKHLEQMAHLKEGIGLRHYQQEDPMRIYQREGLELFGKNYQELRRKIVEELVTFMKNITMNVEE; this is encoded by the coding sequence ATGTTCTCAATTTTCAAACGTAATAAAGAGCAAACAAGTGCTCGAGAGCTAAAAAGATACTACAAAACGGTAGAGCAAATAAACAGCCTCGAAGCAACATATAGTCCTATGTCTGACGAAGAACTTCGAAATATGACATTTACATTTAAAGAGCGTTTAGAACACGGAACTCAGCTAGTTGATATTATCCCTGATGCATTTGCTGTTGTCCGTGAAGCTTCTAAACGTGTATTAAACATGCGCCACTTTGATGTGCAGTTAATCGGCGGTCTAGTACTGACTGAAGGTAATATTGCCGAAATGCCAACTGGTGAAGGTAAAACACTTGTTGCCTCACTTCCTTCTTACGTTCGTGCATTGGAAGGCAAAGGTGTACACGTTATTACGGTAAACGATTACCTTGCAAAACGTGACTTCGAATTAATCGGGCAAATCCATCGTTTCCTTGGGTTAACAGTTGGACTGAATGTTCCGATGATGGAGCCTGCAGATAAAAAAGAAGCGTACAATGCGGATATTACATACGGTGTTGGTACGGAATTCGGTTTCGACTATTTACGTGATAATATGGCACATACAATCGGTGATAAAGTACAGCGTCCATACCACTTTGCGATTATCGATGAAGTAGATTCGGTCTTAATCGACGAAGCGAAAACACCGTTAATCATTGCTGGTAAAATGGGAGCAAACGAAGAACTGCACCGTATTGCTGCAATGCTTGCGAAGCGTTTCAAAGCTGAAGAAGATTATGATTTCGACGATGAAACAAAAGCCACTTCGTTAACAGATCAAGGTATCGAGAAAGTTGAAGCGGCATTCGGTGTCGACAACTTATACGATTTGGAACATCAAACATTGTACCACTATGTAATTCAGGCAGTACGTGCACACGTTATGTTTGAGCGTGATGTTGATTACATCGTTCGTGATGACAAAATCGAACTGGTCGATATGTTTACAGGCCGTATTATGGAAGGTCGTTCACTTTCCGATGGTTTACACCAGGCGATTGAAGCGAAAGAAGGCGTAACAATCACTGAGGAAAACAAAGCACAGGCACAAGTTACAATTCAGAACTACTTCCGTATGTATCCAACATTATCAGGGATGACAGGTACTGCGAAAACTCAGGAAAAAGAAATTTTGGAAGTTTACGGTATGCGTGTAATTCAAATACCGACAAACCGTCCACGTCGACGTCTGGACCAGCCGGATATCGTATTCGAAAACATCGAGCAAAAATACGAATATGTGGCACAGGAAGCAGTGCGCCGTCACGAAAAAGGACAGCCGGTATTAATCGGGACAACTTCTATTTTACAATCAGAAAAAGTAGCGAGTTACTTGAAAAAACACGGCTTACAGTTCCAATTATTAAATGCGAAAACAGTCGAGCAAGAGGTTGAATTAATCTCGGAAGCCGGACAAAAAAATCGTATTACAGTCGCAACAAACATGGCTGGTCGTGGTACGGATATCGTCTTAGGTGAAGGTGTTGAAGATCTTGGCGGTTTATTTGTAATCGGTACTGAAAAGCATGAAAGCCGTCGTGTCGATAACCAGTTACGCGGACGTTCAGGTCGTCAAGGTGACGTAGGTGAAACTCGATTTATTCTTTCAATCGAAGATGATATGTTCAAGCGTTTTGCAAAAGATGATGTCGAGAAATTCCGCAAGAAAATGACAACTGACGAAATCGGTCTTATTCAAAACAAAGAAGTTACTGAGCTGATTGAACGTACACAGCGTATTGTTGAAGGCGCACACTTCTCTATGCGTGAATACAATTTAAAACTGGACGATGTAATTAATGATCAACGCCGTGTAGTTTATGATTTACGCGATAAAGTATTACGCAATGAAAATATTCTGGAACATTTAGTGACGATGATGAAGGAAACTGTAGATTTTGCTGTTCGTGAAAATGCCCCTGAAGATAAAGATGTACTTGAGTGGGATTTCGATAAAATGGAACGCACAGTGAACTCTTTATTCTTAACACCTGTTACTGTGAACCGAGAAGAAACAAAAGTGAAGAAAATGCTCGATGCAATGGATCCTTCTGTAAAAGAGTTAACAGAAGTTATCGAAGGCTTTGCAGAAAACGAAAAAATTATGGCGGTTATTCCGCAAGTTATGTTGAGCTTCATCGATCAAATGTGGGTAAAACATTTGGAACAAATGGCTCACTTAAAAGAAGGTATTGGCTTACGTCATTACCAACAGGAAGATCCAATGCGTATTTACCAACGTGAAGGACTAGAATTATTCGGTAAAAACTATCAGGAACTTCGCCGCAAAATAGTAGAAGAACTTGTAACATTTATGAAAAACATTACGATGAATGTGGAGGAATAG
- a CDS encoding ISL3 family transposase has protein sequence MNFNMNIPGLKDVEITKIEELEMGMAISIELPRQAHQCPACQQWTTKVHDYRIQKIKHLKWFERMTVIFYKRRRYACGCGKRFAEKASFIERYQRFTKEANQALSIRAIKAKTFKEAAEVTGTSSTTVIRRFKKMVHKEMVQGVQLPKAIAIDEYKGDTDAGKYQLIIANAETKEPIDILPNRRKETIKDYLKRYGSEVEIVVMDMSPSFKSAVRQSLGRPVIVADRFHYCRYIYWALDSVRREVQKDWHEYDRKKCKRMRHVLYKRPEKLKETDQFYLTRYTEMSPILKAAYHLKQSYCEWFDQAKKETDVSKIKEGLFQFYKQVEESGIPAFKRAIQTFKNWQTEILNSFTFGYSNGFLEGINNKTKVMKRNAYGFRRFDHFKAKILLNLKYKNLGGHVG, from the coding sequence ATGAATTTTAACATGAATATCCCAGGATTAAAAGATGTAGAAATTACAAAAATTGAAGAGTTAGAGATGGGTATGGCAATTTCGATTGAACTTCCCCGTCAGGCACATCAATGCCCAGCCTGCCAACAATGGACTACGAAAGTACATGATTACCGGATTCAAAAAATTAAGCACTTAAAATGGTTTGAGCGAATGACCGTAATCTTTTATAAGCGCCGTCGTTATGCATGCGGTTGTGGAAAGCGCTTCGCTGAAAAAGCATCCTTTATTGAGCGGTATCAGCGTTTTACAAAAGAAGCGAATCAAGCGTTAAGCATTCGCGCAATTAAAGCGAAGACATTTAAAGAAGCAGCGGAGGTTACGGGTACCTCTAGCACAACCGTAATTCGTCGCTTTAAGAAAATGGTGCATAAAGAAATGGTCCAAGGTGTTCAATTGCCGAAAGCGATTGCGATTGATGAATATAAAGGCGATACCGACGCAGGAAAATATCAATTAATTATAGCGAATGCCGAAACCAAAGAACCGATCGATATTTTGCCAAACCGCCGAAAAGAAACGATTAAAGATTATTTGAAGCGTTACGGAAGTGAAGTGGAAATCGTGGTGATGGATATGAGCCCTTCCTTTAAATCAGCGGTCCGCCAGTCTTTAGGTAGACCGGTCATTGTGGCAGATCGCTTTCATTACTGTCGTTATATTTATTGGGCACTAGATTCGGTTCGTCGAGAAGTTCAAAAGGACTGGCACGAATACGACCGGAAAAAGTGTAAAAGAATGCGGCATGTGCTCTATAAACGTCCAGAAAAGCTGAAAGAAACGGATCAATTTTATTTAACCCGCTATACAGAGATGTCTCCTATTTTAAAAGCAGCGTATCATCTAAAACAAAGCTACTGTGAATGGTTTGATCAGGCAAAAAAAGAAACCGATGTATCAAAGATTAAAGAGGGACTATTTCAGTTCTACAAACAAGTTGAAGAATCAGGGATTCCTGCATTTAAACGTGCGATTCAGACATTTAAAAATTGGCAGACAGAAATCTTAAATAGCTTTACATTTGGTTATTCAAATGGCTTCTTAGAAGGCATTAATAATAAAACAAAAGTGATGAAACGGAATGCATATGGATTCAGACGTTTCGATCACTTTAAGGCAAAGATTTTATTAAATTTGAAGTATAAAAATTTGGGTGGTCATGTGGGATGA
- the brnQ gene encoding branched-chain amino acid transport system II carrier protein, producing MNSKSSFFRENIAVGFMLFALFLGAGNIIFPPQLGQMAGENIIISMIGFLITGVGLPLLGIIAVAKNGGDLEILAGRINPYFGIIFTSIIYLSIGPFFAIPRTGAVSYSIGVEPFLTEAMKGSWIPLFVTTLIFFGITFYLAYNPTKIVDRVGKILTPALLIVICLLAIKAVVTPLGEPGEAQGPYINNAFGESFIQGYLTMDVLASLVFGIVIVQSLVGRGITDRVKQVKITIFAGIVAAIGLAFVYVSLGYIGVTSTSAIGFHEDGGTIISLAAQKLYGQAGKIILSAVIILACLTTSVGLLSANATFFHKIFPKVSYQVYLVIFALFSFGVSNFGLSDLINLSLPVLVAIYPFAIVLMIFALFGNLFNHAPSVYGMALIFTGVVAIYDGIKQAGFEIAAYDKFLSIFPFYEQGIAWVVPALVGGVIGYIMYLAKRK from the coding sequence ATGAATAGCAAGTCAAGTTTTTTCCGTGAGAATATCGCGGTAGGTTTTATGTTATTTGCATTATTCCTAGGTGCAGGTAATATCATATTCCCACCACAATTAGGTCAAATGGCCGGGGAAAATATTATAATATCAATGATCGGATTTTTAATAACAGGAGTCGGTTTGCCTCTACTAGGTATTATTGCCGTTGCAAAGAATGGCGGAGACTTAGAAATATTAGCTGGCCGCATTAATCCATATTTCGGTATAATTTTCACTTCGATTATTTACTTGTCGATCGGACCATTCTTCGCGATTCCGCGTACTGGTGCTGTATCTTATTCAATCGGTGTGGAACCGTTTTTAACAGAAGCAATGAAAGGTAGCTGGATTCCATTATTCGTTACAACACTTATCTTCTTCGGAATCACATTCTACTTAGCATATAACCCGACAAAAATCGTCGACCGTGTCGGAAAAATTTTAACACCTGCTCTTTTAATCGTTATTTGTTTACTTGCGATTAAAGCTGTGGTTACTCCGTTAGGTGAACCTGGTGAAGCGCAGGGACCATATATTAATAACGCATTTGGTGAATCATTCATTCAAGGTTACTTGACGATGGACGTTCTTGCATCATTAGTATTCGGGATCGTTATCGTACAATCATTAGTTGGTCGTGGCATTACTGATAGAGTAAAACAAGTAAAAATTACAATTTTCGCGGGTATTGTCGCTGCAATCGGTTTAGCATTTGTTTATGTATCATTAGGTTATATTGGGGTAACAAGTACATCAGCTATCGGCTTCCATGAAGATGGCGGTACCATTATTTCTTTAGCAGCACAGAAACTATATGGACAAGCCGGTAAAATCATTTTATCAGCCGTTATCATTTTAGCTTGTTTAACAACATCTGTAGGTCTTTTATCTGCAAACGCAACATTTTTCCATAAGATTTTCCCGAAAGTTTCTTACCAAGTATACTTAGTAATTTTTGCACTATTTAGCTTCGGTGTTTCTAACTTTGGACTATCAGATTTAATTAATCTATCATTACCTGTTTTAGTTGCAATTTATCCGTTCGCAATCGTGCTTATGATTTTTGCACTATTCGGAAATTTATTCAATCATGCACCAAGTGTATATGGAATGGCTTTAATTTTCACAGGTGTTGTTGCAATATATGATGGAATTAAACAAGCCGGCTTTGAAATTGCAGCATACGATAAATTTTTATCAATCTTCCCATTTTATGAGCAAGGCATCGCATGGGTTGTACCAGCACTAGTCGGTGGTGTCATCGGCTACATCATGTATTTAGCAAAACGAAAATAA
- a CDS encoding C40 family peptidase, translating into MNNKWKIVLTGVTFSLALFIAPDAQASTYTVKHGDTLTKIAKAHNTTINQLKQWNKLSQDRIFIAQKLVVAPAKSAVSTVSKSPAVTKAATATTKTKTTAVSVVEEKVESPQNALSHTVMKGDNLTKIAKKYSISVASIKQLNNLKSDAIKVGQKLTISQQSTEDLAIEAPSAKTVEAEINFNQTADEAIEKQLKKEVALPGKVSQQTERLYGQAIQAANAVLGTPYKYGGTTVDGFDCSGFVNYIFNSVGVQMDRKSSLMYFEQDTTKVTQPVPGDLVFFKNTFIPTISHMGIYLGNNEFIHAGSKGITISNIGEKYWSERFVAYKRLNNLK; encoded by the coding sequence TTGAATAATAAATGGAAGATAGTGCTGACAGGTGTAACATTTTCACTTGCACTATTCATCGCACCTGATGCACAAGCATCCACTTATACGGTGAAACATGGCGATACGTTAACAAAAATTGCGAAAGCCCACAACACAACGATCAATCAGCTTAAACAATGGAACAAATTATCTCAAGATCGCATTTTTATCGCACAAAAACTGGTTGTTGCGCCAGCAAAAAGTGCAGTAAGTACAGTGAGCAAATCGCCGGCAGTAACTAAAGCGGCAACAGCAACGACTAAAACGAAAACAACTGCTGTTTCAGTTGTAGAGGAAAAAGTCGAAAGCCCGCAAAATGCATTATCCCATACCGTTATGAAAGGGGATAATTTAACAAAGATCGCTAAAAAGTATAGTATTTCGGTAGCGAGTATTAAACAGTTGAACAATTTAAAATCTGATGCGATTAAAGTTGGTCAAAAGCTGACAATTAGCCAGCAATCAACTGAAGACTTAGCTATTGAAGCTCCTTCTGCGAAAACAGTGGAAGCAGAAATTAATTTTAATCAAACAGCTGACGAAGCGATTGAAAAACAGTTAAAGAAGGAAGTTGCACTGCCTGGGAAAGTTTCGCAACAAACAGAGCGCCTTTATGGACAAGCTATCCAAGCGGCTAACGCAGTATTAGGTACACCTTATAAATATGGCGGAACAACAGTAGATGGATTTGACTGCAGCGGCTTTGTAAACTACATATTTAATTCTGTTGGTGTCCAAATGGATCGTAAAAGCAGTCTTATGTATTTCGAACAAGATACGACGAAAGTAACGCAACCTGTACCGGGAGATTTAGTATTTTTCAAAAATACATTTATCCCTACAATTTCACATATGGGCATCTATTTAGGAAACAATGAATTTATCCATGCTGGCTCAAAAGGGATTACAATTTCAAACATTGGGGAAAAGTATTGGTCGGAGCGCTTTGTCGCGTATAAACGCCTGAATAATTTAAAATAA
- a CDS encoding TetR/AcrR family transcriptional regulator: MARGRRVNSCGEKSKKLLLEKAIELFSTYGYHQTKISDIVKSANLTQPTFYLYFQSKETLFNDLNEKFHNELTDIFSSSADNINDGKFGIDLIQGSLTHIFDYFIENPNLTKIGFYEAEQSTAVKEMLVSKLIHILNTQLKDSNVVKLVDANILAESLVGSVERLTLTNLLTNKTNPEQLAKEICMIYFATELSLVHS; this comes from the coding sequence ATGGCAAGAGGAAGACGTGTAAATTCATGCGGTGAAAAAAGTAAAAAATTATTATTGGAAAAAGCAATTGAGCTATTTTCTACATATGGTTATCATCAAACAAAAATCAGTGATATTGTAAAATCGGCAAATTTAACACAGCCGACATTTTATTTATATTTTCAAAGTAAAGAAACATTATTTAACGATTTAAATGAGAAATTCCACAATGAATTAACTGATATTTTTTCTAGTTCAGCAGATAACATAAATGACGGGAAATTTGGAATCGATTTAATTCAGGGAAGTTTAACACATATTTTCGATTATTTTATCGAAAACCCTAACCTAACGAAAATCGGTTTTTATGAAGCGGAGCAATCAACTGCCGTAAAGGAAATGCTCGTTTCTAAATTAATACATATCCTAAACACGCAATTAAAAGATTCCAACGTTGTAAAGCTGGTGGATGCTAATATTCTTGCAGAAAGTCTTGTTGGTTCGGTGGAACGACTAACATTGACAAACTTACTGACGAATAAAACAAATCCGGAACAGTTAGCTAAAGAGATTTGCATGATTTATTTTGCAACGGAGCTAAGTTTAGTACATTCATAA
- a CDS encoding S41 family peptidase, giving the protein MLRKHLSAMLFFIMCLAVPLTVLGAPLDEAKQIVKENYVGNVNGDINRATSLEQLAEMLDPYSAYFTPEEFDEFINGVDLTTVGIGVVIEKVENGIQISELIDGGSAKNAGLKVGDIITEIDEKPVAGLTIDQASSRIKGAANTTVSITVSREDGTILTKKLTRKAFSLPNVETKLLYGNTGYISLNSFSNDTASLVSKAIRDLKNKGAKSFIFDLQNNGGGYVTAAEQLIGMFPNATYAYKLKEASGTSIVRSMKQSTTFPENTKMLVNRYSASSSEMTAAALADQKAVTLYGETTYGKGSMQAFYELEDGSFLKLTVGHFYGPNGTKINEVGVKPHIKTASEPLFKAHYDTIASNLKNYKELAALKNVPLNKTFTIKFSAKLAKDLASSSVELVELGADTVKTTYKLSGQQLVVTPTKELTAGKEYALIVHPKVKNEKGKNLKAGIYLHVTTKQ; this is encoded by the coding sequence ATGCTAAGAAAACATTTATCAGCAATGCTGTTTTTCATCATGTGCCTGGCTGTTCCTTTGACGGTACTAGGTGCTCCTTTAGATGAAGCAAAACAGATTGTTAAGGAAAACTATGTAGGCAATGTTAACGGTGACATCAACCGGGCCACAAGCCTCGAGCAACTGGCAGAAATGCTTGATCCGTATTCGGCTTACTTTACGCCGGAAGAATTCGATGAGTTTATTAATGGCGTGGACCTTACTACTGTAGGTATCGGTGTAGTCATTGAGAAGGTAGAAAACGGTATTCAAATTTCCGAACTTATCGATGGCGGCAGTGCAAAAAATGCAGGCTTAAAAGTTGGTGATATCATCACTGAGATTGATGAAAAACCGGTTGCAGGGCTGACAATCGATCAGGCTTCTTCCCGTATAAAAGGAGCAGCAAATACAACGGTTTCTATAACGGTTTCACGTGAAGACGGCACAATATTGACGAAGAAATTAACACGTAAAGCTTTCTCACTTCCTAATGTGGAAACTAAGCTTTTATACGGTAATACGGGCTATATTTCATTGAATTCATTTTCAAATGACACGGCAAGCCTCGTATCAAAAGCCATCCGTGATTTGAAAAATAAAGGGGCAAAATCATTTATTTTCGATTTGCAAAATAACGGAGGCGGCTATGTAACAGCAGCAGAACAGCTCATCGGTATGTTCCCTAATGCCACCTATGCCTACAAGCTGAAGGAAGCTTCGGGGACATCTATTGTTCGCTCAATGAAGCAATCGACAACATTCCCTGAAAATACGAAAATGCTAGTAAATAGATATAGTGCAAGTTCATCTGAAATGACTGCAGCAGCACTTGCCGATCAAAAAGCAGTTACGTTATACGGGGAAACAACTTATGGTAAAGGTTCTATGCAGGCATTTTACGAGCTTGAAGATGGCAGCTTCTTAAAATTAACAGTTGGTCATTTTTATGGTCCAAACGGCACAAAAATAAATGAAGTCGGGGTTAAACCTCATATTAAAACAGCGAGTGAACCGCTCTTTAAAGCACATTACGACACAATCGCTTCAAACTTAAAAAACTATAAAGAACTTGCTGCATTAAAAAATGTTCCATTAAACAAAACATTTACGATCAAGTTTTCTGCTAAACTGGCGAAAGACCTTGCTTCTTCTTCCGTTGAACTAGTCGAGCTAGGTGCAGATACTGTCAAAACAACGTATAAATTATCGGGTCAACAGCTAGTTGTTACCCCTACAAAAGAGTTAACTGCCGGTAAGGAGTATGCACTGATCGTTCATCCTAAAGTAAAAAATGAAAAAGGCAAAAATTTAAAAGCCGGTATTTATTTACATGTAACAACAAAACAGTAA
- a CDS encoding accessory Sec system S-layer assembly protein, protein MGLFDLFKKGDKVGKDSAVDSSSVVKTSGDSSKKGANRDVITKLSFHPEWDVPQEQKYVFNFLANDLAPLKPNQLSLSAINIEPSMANGSWNVKAFFRSSLSEAIELGEIELLILDKDDNRIASHYFDFKELGVIPAESARPWIFTFPASSITADEVPEEGWKISFNLLSLRGHQLDLDDTWKKQLPKDQQEKLAEIVKTLPKLGKTEVNFTGLQAKLNDDGSFHASIFIRNGHEKAINLEQLPLEIMDARNVLVAKGSFKLDPVLTVQPNTTKPWTFIFPKELVTADGADLSRWTARVPQ, encoded by the coding sequence ATGGGTTTATTCGATTTATTTAAAAAAGGTGACAAAGTAGGTAAAGACAGTGCTGTTGATTCTTCATCAGTCGTAAAAACATCTGGTGATAGTTCTAAAAAAGGTGCAAATCGTGACGTAATTACTAAATTATCGTTCCATCCTGAATGGGATGTACCACAGGAACAAAAATATGTTTTTAATTTCCTGGCGAATGATCTGGCACCATTGAAACCGAATCAATTATCATTGTCAGCAATTAATATCGAGCCTTCAATGGCGAACGGTTCTTGGAATGTAAAAGCATTTTTCCGTTCTTCATTATCAGAAGCAATTGAATTAGGCGAAATCGAACTATTAATTTTAGATAAAGATGATAACCGCATTGCTTCACATTACTTTGATTTTAAAGAGCTAGGAGTGATCCCTGCTGAAAGTGCACGACCATGGATTTTCACATTCCCTGCTTCTTCAATTACAGCAGACGAAGTGCCTGAAGAAGGCTGGAAAATTTCATTCAACTTACTTTCTTTACGCGGTCACCAATTAGACTTGGATGATACATGGAAGAAACAATTACCGAAGGATCAGCAAGAAAAGTTAGCTGAAATTGTGAAAACTTTACCGAAGTTAGGTAAAACAGAAGTAAACTTCACAGGACTACAAGCAAAATTAAACGATGACGGCAGCTTCCACGCATCAATTTTCATCCGTAACGGACATGAAAAAGCGATTAACTTGGAACAGTTACCACTTGAAATTATGGATGCACGCAATGTCTTAGTTGCAAAAGGATCGTTCAAATTAGACCCTGTATTAACAGTACAGCCTAATACAACAAAACCTTGGACATTCATCTTCCCTAAAGAATTAGTAACGGCTGATGGCGCTGATTTATCTCGCTGGACAGCTCGTGTACCACAATAG